One window from the genome of Rhodopseudomonas sp. P2A-2r encodes:
- a CDS encoding efflux RND transporter permease subunit yields MNLGSLSINRPILAMVLSIVLLIVGALAYTTLPVAEYPQVAPPTVVITTQYPGASAQTVSDTVATPIEQEINGVEDMLYMYSQATSNGQLNITVTFKLGTDLDKAQVLVQNRVAIAQPRLPEEVQRVGVVTRKNSPDLLMVVFMLSPDDTYDQLYISNYALRQVRDQMLRLDGVGDITIFGARDYSMRLWFDPDKIATLGLTAGEVIAAVRAQNLQIAGGQIAEPPISDRAFAPNLTFTGRLKDAKEFENIVIKAGADGRTTRLRDVARIELGALAYTTNSFLLKKPAIGLAVSQRPGSNALGTAKAVSDTMARLKRDFPKGLDYNIGYNPTEFIAQSVSELIKTIYEAMALVVVVVLVFLQGWRPAIIPIIAIPVSLVGTFAVMAALGFSINNLTLFGLVLAVGIVVDDAIVVVENVERHLSEGKSRRDAALRTMEEVGGALVSIALVLCAVFVPTAFIGGISGQFFQQFAITIAVATAISCFCSLTLSPALASLILQAHHEKAAPASWNVVARGWGAFTGAFNRGFDRLSHGYGTAAGWVIRHSAVMLLIYAVLIGSAGWLVYSTPQGFIPAQDRGYVIVVVQLPGASSLTRTTEIVREIERIALGVPGVVRVPSFAGFNGATRTQASNAAALFPVFDDAEERARHGLTATGITAELRKRLAAIEGAVVIVVPPPAVPGIGTGGGFAMRILDSQGRGAEFLAAATDELVNAARKAPGLTAVFSPFTANTPQVFVEVDRQRAQMLNVPVQNITDAIETYFGSAYVNDFNILGRTYHVTAQADLPFRKETSDLARLQTRNTDGNMVLLGSVLNFKDTAGPDRVARYNLYPAAELQGDTLPGVSSATALATMKKLADETLPSGFTFEWTDLSYQQATGGNSGLYVFPICVLFVFLVLAAQYGSWSLPFAVLLIVPMCLLAATIGVRIMGQDINILTQIGFVVLVGLAAKNAILIVEFARDIEQEGRPQLEAVIEACRLRIRPILMTSFAFILGVLPLVISSGSGSEMRQAVGVAVFFGMIGVTLFGLVFTPVFYILIRRLFPGSVVIGDKEQGANI; encoded by the coding sequence ATGAATCTCGGCAGCCTCTCCATCAACCGGCCCATCTTGGCGATGGTGCTGTCGATCGTGCTGCTGATTGTCGGCGCGCTGGCCTACACGACATTGCCGGTTGCGGAATATCCGCAGGTGGCGCCGCCGACGGTGGTCATCACCACGCAATATCCCGGCGCGTCCGCCCAGACCGTGTCGGACACCGTGGCGACGCCGATCGAACAGGAGATCAACGGCGTCGAGGACATGCTGTACATGTACAGCCAGGCCACCTCGAACGGCCAGCTCAACATCACCGTCACCTTCAAGCTCGGCACCGACCTCGACAAGGCGCAGGTGCTGGTACAGAACCGCGTCGCCATCGCGCAGCCGCGGCTGCCGGAAGAGGTGCAGCGGGTCGGCGTCGTCACCCGCAAGAACAGCCCGGACCTCTTGATGGTCGTGTTCATGCTGTCGCCGGACGACACCTACGACCAGCTCTACATTTCCAACTATGCGCTGCGTCAGGTGCGCGACCAGATGCTGCGGCTCGACGGCGTCGGCGACATCACGATCTTTGGCGCGCGCGATTATTCGATGCGGCTGTGGTTCGACCCCGACAAGATCGCCACCCTCGGCCTGACCGCGGGCGAGGTGATTGCCGCCGTGCGCGCGCAGAACCTGCAGATTGCCGGCGGCCAGATCGCCGAACCGCCGATCTCCGACCGCGCATTCGCGCCGAACCTGACCTTTACCGGCCGGCTCAAGGACGCCAAGGAATTCGAGAACATCGTCATCAAGGCCGGCGCCGACGGCCGCACCACGCGGCTGCGCGACGTCGCCCGCATCGAGCTGGGTGCGCTGGCCTACACCACCAACAGCTTCCTGCTGAAGAAGCCCGCGATCGGCCTTGCGGTGTCGCAGCGGCCAGGCTCCAACGCGCTGGGTACCGCGAAAGCGGTGTCCGACACGATGGCGCGGCTGAAGCGGGATTTCCCGAAGGGGCTCGATTACAATATCGGCTACAACCCGACCGAGTTCATCGCGCAGTCGGTCTCCGAACTGATCAAGACGATCTACGAGGCGATGGCGCTGGTGGTGGTCGTCGTACTCGTCTTCCTGCAGGGCTGGCGTCCCGCGATCATCCCGATCATCGCCATTCCGGTCTCGCTGGTGGGCACCTTCGCCGTGATGGCGGCGTTGGGCTTCTCCATCAACAATCTCACTTTGTTCGGCCTCGTCCTGGCGGTCGGCATCGTCGTCGACGACGCCATCGTGGTGGTGGAGAATGTCGAGCGGCATCTCTCTGAAGGCAAATCGCGGCGTGACGCGGCCTTACGCACCATGGAGGAGGTCGGCGGCGCACTGGTCTCGATCGCTCTGGTGCTGTGCGCGGTGTTCGTGCCGACCGCTTTCATCGGCGGCATATCCGGGCAGTTCTTCCAGCAGTTCGCCATCACCATTGCGGTGGCGACGGCGATCTCCTGCTTCTGTTCGCTGACACTGTCGCCGGCTTTGGCCTCGCTGATCCTGCAGGCGCATCACGAGAAGGCCGCACCGGCCAGCTGGAACGTGGTGGCGCGCGGCTGGGGCGCCTTCACCGGTGCATTCAACCGTGGCTTCGACCGGCTGTCGCACGGCTACGGCACGGCGGCCGGCTGGGTCATCAGGCATTCGGCGGTGATGTTGCTGATCTATGCCGTGCTGATCGGGTCCGCCGGCTGGCTGGTCTATTCGACGCCGCAGGGCTTCATCCCGGCGCAGGATCGCGGCTATGTCATCGTTGTCGTGCAATTGCCCGGCGCATCCTCGCTGACGCGGACCACCGAGATCGTCCGTGAGATCGAGCGCATCGCACTCGGCGTGCCCGGCGTGGTCCGGGTGCCGTCCTTCGCCGGATTCAACGGCGCGACGCGCACGCAGGCCAGCAACGCCGCCGCTCTGTTTCCGGTGTTCGACGACGCCGAAGAGCGCGCCAGGCATGGCCTGACCGCCACCGGCATCACGGCCGAATTGCGCAAGAGGCTGGCGGCCATCGAAGGCGCGGTGGTGATCGTGGTGCCGCCCCCGGCCGTGCCGGGCATAGGCACCGGCGGTGGCTTCGCCATGCGCATCCTGGACAGTCAGGGCAGGGGCGCCGAATTCCTGGCGGCCGCCACCGACGAACTGGTCAACGCCGCGCGCAAGGCGCCGGGGCTTACCGCGGTGTTCTCGCCGTTTACCGCCAACACCCCGCAGGTGTTCGTCGAGGTCGATCGGCAGCGCGCGCAGATGCTCAACGTGCCCGTGCAGAATATCACCGACGCGATCGAGACCTATTTCGGCTCGGCCTATGTCAACGACTTCAACATCCTCGGCCGCACCTATCACGTCACCGCGCAGGCCGACCTGCCGTTCCGCAAGGAGACGTCCGATCTGGCGCGGCTGCAGACCCGCAACACCGATGGCAACATGGTGCTGCTCGGCAGCGTGCTGAATTTCAAGGATACCGCCGGGCCGGATCGCGTGGCGCGCTACAATCTCTATCCGGCGGCCGAACTCCAGGGCGATACGCTGCCCGGCGTGTCCTCGGCGACGGCGCTGGCGACCATGAAGAAGCTCGCCGACGAGACGCTGCCGAGCGGCTTCACCTTCGAATGGACCGACCTGTCGTACCAGCAGGCGACCGGCGGCAATTCCGGGCTCTACGTGTTTCCGATCTGCGTGCTGTTCGTGTTCCTGGTGCTGGCGGCGCAATACGGCTCGTGGTCGCTGCCCTTCGCGGTGCTGCTGATCGTGCCCATGTGCCTGTTGGCGGCGACCATCGGCGTCCGCATCATGGGGCAGGACATCAACATCCTGACCCAGATCGGCTTCGTCGTGCTGGTCGGGCTCGCGGCCAAGAACGCCATCCTGATCGTCGAATTCGCCCGCGACATCGAGCAGGAGGGCAGGCCGCAGCTGGAAGCCGTGATCGAGGCCTGCCGGCTGCGCATCCGGCCGATCCTGATGACGTCCTTCGCCTTCATCCTCGGCGTGCTGCCGCTGGTGATCTCGTCGGGCTCCGGCTCGGAGATGCGTCAGGCGGTCGGCGTCGCCGTATTCTTCGGCATGATCGGCGTCACCTTGTTCGGCCTGGTGTTCACGCCGGTGTTTTACATTCTGATCCGGCGGCTGTTCCCGGGCTCGGTTGTCATCGGCGACAAGGAGCAGGGCGCGAATATCTGA
- a CDS encoding arsenate reductase ArsC, translating into MPDRIYNVLFLCTGNSARSILAESILRKDGRGRFRAFSAGSRPGGKVNPFALKVLDSFRYPTDGLRSKSWLEFAQPDAPVMDFVFTVCDNAAGESCPVWPGQPITAHWGIEDPAAATGTDLQKEAAFVAAFRYMKNRIALFTALPLAAIDQLSLGTKLRDIGRSDGATNSRPEVA; encoded by the coding sequence ATGCCTGACCGGATCTACAACGTGCTGTTCCTGTGCACCGGCAACAGCGCCCGTTCGATTCTCGCGGAGTCGATCCTGCGCAAGGACGGCCGCGGCCGTTTTCGCGCCTTCTCCGCCGGCAGCCGGCCGGGCGGAAAGGTCAATCCCTTCGCCCTCAAGGTGCTCGACAGCTTCCGCTATCCGACCGATGGCCTGCGCTCGAAGAGCTGGCTGGAGTTCGCCCAGCCCGACGCGCCGGTGATGGATTTCGTATTCACGGTCTGTGACAACGCTGCCGGCGAGAGCTGCCCGGTCTGGCCGGGCCAGCCGATCACCGCGCATTGGGGCATCGAGGATCCCGCTGCCGCGACCGGCACCGATCTGCAGAAGGAAGCCGCCTTCGTCGCCGCGTTCCGCTACATGAAGAACCGCATCGCGCTGTTCACCGCGCTGCCCCTTGCAGCCATCGACCAGCTGTCGCTCGGCACCAAACTGCGCGACATCGGCCGCAGCGACGGCGCCACCAACTCGCGTCCCGAGGTCGCCTGA
- the arsB gene encoding ACR3 family arsenite efflux transporter, producing MNIFERYLTLWVALCIVVGIALGHLMPGAFAVVAGAEVAKVNMPVAILIWLMIIPMLLKIDFGVLGEVKKHWRGVGVTLFINWAVKPFSMALLGTFFIGHVFASVLPAGQGPSYIAGLILLAAAPCTAMVFVWSNLVEGEPHYTLSQVALNDVLMVFLFAPLVGLLLGVASIAVPWATLLLSVVLYIVVPVVIAQLWRRALLQAGPGAFERTMQRLAPASLAALLATLVLLFGFQGEQILAQPMVIAILAVPILIQVYFNAGLAYVLSRYFGVAWCVAAPAALIGASNFFELAVAAAISLFGLNSGAALATVVGVLVEVPVMLSVVKIVKASRGWYEAGAGQAAAPVIEKEAQA from the coding sequence ATGAACATCTTTGAACGCTACCTGACCCTGTGGGTCGCTCTGTGCATCGTGGTCGGCATCGCGCTCGGCCATCTGATGCCCGGCGCGTTCGCCGTGGTGGCGGGCGCCGAGGTGGCGAAGGTCAACATGCCCGTCGCGATCCTGATCTGGCTGATGATCATCCCGATGCTGCTGAAGATCGATTTCGGCGTGCTCGGCGAGGTCAAGAAGCACTGGCGCGGCGTCGGCGTCACGCTGTTCATCAACTGGGCCGTGAAGCCGTTCTCCATGGCGCTGCTCGGCACCTTCTTCATCGGCCACGTCTTCGCGTCGGTGCTCCCGGCCGGGCAGGGGCCGTCCTACATCGCCGGGTTGATCCTGCTCGCGGCGGCGCCGTGCACGGCGATGGTGTTCGTATGGTCCAACCTGGTCGAGGGCGAGCCGCATTACACCCTGAGCCAGGTCGCATTGAACGACGTGCTGATGGTGTTCCTGTTCGCGCCTTTGGTGGGGCTGCTGCTTGGCGTTGCTTCCATCGCGGTGCCCTGGGCGACGCTGCTGCTGTCGGTGGTGCTGTACATCGTGGTGCCTGTGGTGATCGCGCAACTGTGGCGGCGGGCGCTGCTGCAAGCCGGGCCGGGCGCCTTCGAGCGCACCATGCAGCGGCTGGCGCCGGCGTCGCTGGCGGCGCTGCTGGCGACTTTGGTGCTGCTGTTCGGCTTCCAGGGCGAGCAGATCCTGGCGCAGCCCATGGTGATCGCGATCCTCGCGGTGCCGATCCTGATCCAGGTCTATTTCAACGCCGGGCTCGCTTACGTGCTCAGCCGCTATTTTGGCGTCGCCTGGTGCGTCGCTGCACCGGCCGCACTGATCGGCGCCAGCAACTTCTTCGAACTGGCGGTGGCCGCCGCCATCAGCCTGTTCGGCCTCAACTCCGGCGCCGCGCTGGCTACCGTGGTCGGCGTGCTGGTCGAGGTGCCGGTGATGCTGTCGGTGGTGAAGATCGTCAAGGCGTCGCGCGGCTGGTATGAAGCCGGCGCCGGGCAGGCCGCTGCGCCCGTCATCGAGAAGGAAGCCCAGGCATGA
- a CDS encoding ArsR/SmtB family transcription factor gives MESEQAILALGALAQDTRLDVFRRLVQHEPDGIAAGELARLVAVPQNTMSSHLAILSRAGLVTAERKSRSIIYRANLAAFQAVALFLLQDCCGGRAEICAPLIASLTPCCPPPKKKRAKEKADA, from the coding sequence ATGGAATCAGAACAGGCCATCCTTGCTTTGGGCGCGCTGGCGCAGGATACGCGGCTCGACGTGTTTCGCCGGCTCGTGCAGCACGAGCCCGACGGCATCGCCGCCGGCGAACTGGCGCGGCTCGTCGCCGTTCCGCAGAACACCATGTCGTCGCATCTGGCGATCCTGTCGCGCGCCGGGCTGGTCACCGCCGAGCGGAAGAGCCGCTCCATCATCTACCGCGCCAATCTCGCGGCGTTCCAGGCCGTAGCGCTGTTCCTGCTGCAGGATTGCTGCGGCGGCCGCGCCGAGATCTGCGCGCCGCTGATTGCCAGCCTGACGCCGTGCTGTCCGCCCCCGAAGAAGAAGCGAGCCAAGGAGAAGGCCGATGCCTGA
- a CDS encoding transporter substrate-binding domain-containing protein — protein MKPVRSLFLTCLALAAAIVLQPGMVAAQAPAALKVATDATFPPMEFSENGARVGFDIDVMNALAKAMGRQVEWTDIDFKGLIPGLIARRFDVAISAIYITDERSKVVDFTDSYFAGGLSVLVKSDSPAKKIEDLNGKKVTVQVGTKSVGYLRDTYPLINRVEVEKNQEMFDLVGIGRADGAVTGKPAAFQLARTRPGFRVLDQQLTTEAYGIAVRKDDPELKTAMNAALARIKADGSFAAIVQKWFPATTP, from the coding sequence ATGAAGCCGGTTCGATCGCTCTTCCTCACATGCCTCGCGCTGGCCGCGGCCATCGTCCTGCAGCCCGGCATGGTCGCGGCGCAAGCGCCGGCAGCGCTCAAGGTTGCAACCGATGCAACGTTTCCCCCGATGGAGTTCAGCGAGAACGGTGCCCGTGTCGGCTTCGATATCGACGTGATGAATGCGCTGGCCAAGGCCATGGGACGCCAGGTCGAATGGACCGACATCGATTTCAAGGGCCTGATCCCCGGACTGATCGCCCGACGTTTCGATGTGGCGATCTCCGCCATCTATATTACCGACGAGCGCAGCAAGGTCGTCGATTTCACCGATTCCTATTTCGCCGGCGGCCTGTCGGTGCTGGTGAAGAGCGACTCGCCAGCGAAGAAGATTGAGGACCTGAACGGCAAGAAGGTGACGGTGCAGGTCGGTACCAAGTCGGTCGGCTATCTCCGCGACACCTACCCGCTGATCAACCGCGTCGAGGTCGAGAAGAACCAGGAGATGTTCGATCTGGTCGGCATCGGCCGCGCTGACGGTGCCGTCACCGGCAAGCCCGCCGCCTTCCAGCTGGCCCGTACCCGCCCGGGCTTCCGCGTGCTCGATCAGCAACTGACCACCGAAGCCTACGGCATCGCCGTGCGCAAGGACGATCCTGAGCTGAAGACGGCCATGAATGCCGCGCTGGCCAGGATCAAGGCCGACGGCAGCTTTGCAGCGATCGTGCAAAAATGGTTTCCCGCGACGACGCCATAA
- a CDS encoding efflux RND transporter periplasmic adaptor subunit yields the protein MLSRGLNAAACRPRHAGAVAVLALLLLAGCGKKEEAAAPPPPAVTVANPTKKVTTDWDEFTGRFDAIEQVQVRARVTGFVTKVAFTDGAVVKTGDLLYEIDPRQYQAAAETAQGALDDAKAKVVLAQRELERATTLIKTQAISENIVDQRAQALAAAEAATLQAEGSLKQAQLNVEYTKVVAPIDGRVSRHLVSVGNLVQGSESGATLLTSIVSITPIYVYFDMDEATYLRNSRLWFEGRRPSSRDTPNPVEITLVGETKPSHKGKMDFLDNRLDVGTGTLRGRAIVDNQDQSILPGQFARVRVIASGEYEALLIPDAAVATDQSRKIVMVVKPDDTVEARPVVLGPLDSGLRVIREGLKPDDRVIVDGLQRARIGAKVTPKAQAAPAPQAAPTSAPAAGAKP from the coding sequence ATTCTATCCCGCGGCCTCAACGCTGCCGCGTGTCGGCCGCGCCACGCGGGGGCGGTTGCCGTGCTGGCGCTCTTGCTGCTGGCGGGCTGCGGCAAGAAGGAAGAAGCCGCGGCACCGCCGCCGCCGGCGGTGACGGTCGCAAACCCCACCAAAAAAGTCACCACCGACTGGGATGAGTTCACCGGTCGCTTCGACGCCATCGAGCAGGTGCAGGTCCGAGCCCGCGTCACCGGCTTCGTCACCAAGGTCGCCTTCACCGACGGTGCGGTCGTCAAGACCGGCGATCTGCTCTACGAGATCGATCCGCGGCAGTATCAGGCGGCGGCTGAAACGGCGCAGGGCGCGCTCGACGATGCCAAGGCCAAGGTGGTGCTGGCGCAGCGCGAACTCGAGCGTGCCACCACGCTGATCAAGACCCAGGCGATCTCCGAAAACATCGTCGACCAGCGTGCCCAGGCGCTCGCCGCGGCGGAAGCCGCGACGCTGCAGGCAGAAGGATCGCTGAAGCAGGCCCAACTCAATGTCGAATACACCAAAGTGGTGGCGCCGATCGATGGCCGCGTCAGCCGCCATCTCGTCTCGGTCGGCAACCTCGTGCAAGGCAGCGAGAGCGGCGCGACCTTGCTGACCTCGATCGTTTCGATCACGCCGATCTATGTCTATTTCGACATGGACGAGGCGACCTATCTGCGCAACAGCCGGCTGTGGTTCGAAGGCAGGCGGCCGAGTTCGCGCGACACGCCCAATCCGGTCGAGATCACGCTGGTGGGCGAGACCAAGCCGTCGCACAAGGGCAAGATGGACTTCCTCGACAACCGGCTCGATGTCGGCACCGGCACGCTGCGGGGCCGCGCCATCGTCGACAATCAGGATCAGTCGATCCTGCCCGGCCAGTTCGCCCGCGTGCGCGTGATCGCGTCAGGCGAATACGAGGCGCTGCTGATTCCGGACGCCGCCGTTGCCACCGACCAGTCGCGCAAGATCGTGATGGTGGTGAAGCCCGACGATACCGTGGAAGCGCGGCCGGTGGTGCTCGGGCCGCTGGATAGCGGGCTGCGGGTGATCCGCGAGGGGCTGAAGCCCGACGACCGGGTCATTGTCGATGGCCTGCAGCGGGCACGGATCGGCGCCAAGGTGACGCCGAAGGCGCAGGCTGCGCCGGCGCCTCAAGCAGCGCCGACCTCTGCGCCAGCCGCTGGCGCCAAGCCATGA
- a CDS encoding MFS transporter has product MSPRQLPLILALGTSQTLAWASSYYLPAILADPIAHDLGISSNWMFAAFSASLVISALLGPRVGRQIDQFGGRQVLSASNIILAAGLAVLGLAGSIPVLIAAWLLLGAGMGLGLYDAAFAALGRIYGDQARRSITGITLLAGFASTVGWPLTAWGLSTIGWRETCFAWAAAHILIGLPLNLIFLPPVKGAKAAAVVAIKPHLPIDRTMVLLAFTFAAAWSVTGAMAAHLPRIMEAAGASSVQAITAGALIGPAQVLARILEAGFLSRFHPLLSTRLACMTHPVGVAILMLAGGGAAGVFAVFHGAGNGILTIARGTLPLAIFGPENYGYRLGLLGAPARMAQAAAPLAFGLLIDVIGSRVLLVSSALSLSALLALCLLKGKRHGHL; this is encoded by the coding sequence ATGAGCCCGCGCCAACTTCCCCTCATCCTGGCGCTGGGCACCTCCCAGACGCTGGCCTGGGCCTCGAGCTACTATCTCCCGGCCATCCTCGCCGATCCGATCGCCCACGATCTCGGCATTTCCAGCAACTGGATGTTCGCGGCGTTCTCGGCATCGCTGGTGATCTCGGCGCTGCTCGGGCCCCGGGTCGGCCGGCAGATCGACCAGTTCGGCGGCCGGCAGGTGCTGTCGGCCTCCAACATCATTCTCGCGGCGGGGCTGGCGGTGCTGGGCCTGGCCGGATCGATCCCGGTGCTGATCGCGGCGTGGCTGTTGCTCGGCGCCGGCATGGGGCTCGGGCTGTACGACGCCGCCTTCGCCGCGCTCGGCCGCATCTATGGCGACCAGGCGCGGCGCTCGATCACCGGCATCACCCTGCTGGCCGGCTTCGCCAGCACCGTCGGCTGGCCGCTGACCGCGTGGGGGCTCTCGACCATCGGCTGGCGCGAGACCTGCTTTGCATGGGCGGCGGCGCATATCCTGATCGGGCTGCCGCTCAACCTGATCTTCCTGCCTCCGGTCAAGGGTGCGAAGGCCGCAGCCGTGGTTGCGATCAAACCGCACCTGCCGATCGACCGCACCATGGTGCTGCTGGCCTTCACCTTCGCCGCGGCATGGAGCGTCACCGGCGCCATGGCCGCGCATCTGCCGCGCATCATGGAGGCCGCCGGCGCATCGAGCGTGCAGGCGATCACCGCCGGCGCGCTGATCGGACCGGCGCAGGTGCTGGCGCGGATTCTCGAGGCCGGCTTTCTCAGCCGCTTCCATCCGCTGCTGTCGACGCGGCTGGCCTGCATGACGCATCCGGTCGGCGTCGCCATCCTGATGCTGGCCGGCGGCGGCGCGGCCGGGGTGTTCGCGGTGTTTCATGGCGCCGGCAACGGCATCCTGACCATCGCGCGCGGCACGCTGCCGCTGGCGATCTTCGGGCCGGAGAACTACGGCTACCGCCTCGGCCTGCTCGGCGCCCCCGCGCGGATGGCGCAGGCGGCAGCGCCGCTGGCATTCGGCCTGCTGATCGACGTGATCGGCAGCCGCGTGCTGCTGGTGTCGTCGGCGCTCAGCCTGTCGGCGCTGCTGGCGCTGTGTTTGCTGAAGGGGAAGCGGCACGGACACTTGTAG
- a CDS encoding ArsR/SmtB family transcription factor → MKLDDAAAQLEALGNPTRLKIYRALVRAGHPGLAVGRLQEKLKVAPSTLSHHIKALVVAGLVTQKRESTTLVCHASYDIMHGLVNFLVSECCADIAEPSRKDSKSAA, encoded by the coding sequence ATGAAACTCGATGATGCAGCCGCTCAGCTCGAAGCCTTGGGCAATCCGACGCGATTGAAGATCTATCGCGCGCTGGTGCGCGCCGGGCACCCCGGGCTGGCGGTGGGACGGCTGCAGGAAAAACTGAAGGTCGCCCCGTCCACCCTGTCGCACCACATCAAGGCGCTGGTCGTCGCAGGACTGGTCACCCAAAAGCGGGAGTCCACGACGCTGGTGTGCCACGCCAGCTACGACATCATGCACGGCCTGGTGAATTTCCTGGTCTCGGAATGCTGCGCCGATATTGCTGAACCAAGCCGCAAGGATTCCAAGAGCGCGGCGTGA
- a CDS encoding adenylate/guanylate cyclase domain-containing protein: MEATQRLELVNWLVGQGLTGLPENELIRGFCERARAGGIDLSRGLVFIDTLHPIFEGRGFRWNDAATNETDFFEYGSTSAGEAADNWRRSAFFHMLEHGLDEIEICVADIEARGFSIMGDLAKAGHRHCIAMVHRFGEAGTMGQMDCLYSYWATRRDDGFAPFELAALRDLVPALGLAIKMAAQVAISRTLGRVYLGRDAAEQVLRGRITRGVSDWINAVLWFSDLRGSTGISEKIGPDEIIPFLNDYAEASIEAIHEAGGDVLKLMGDGVLAMFTGEDIVAARHRALRAEHRFRSNMIALNARREAEGRPVTTAYVGLHVGEVFYGNIGSDERLDFTVVGPAVNEVSRIASMCSSVDRPLLASEAFQKGLDAAGRNHLVSTGRFALRGIGGAQHLYTLDPDIATDAAAAGKYERYLAG, encoded by the coding sequence ATGGAAGCGACGCAACGCCTTGAACTGGTGAACTGGCTGGTCGGGCAGGGCCTGACCGGCCTTCCCGAGAACGAGTTGATCCGCGGCTTTTGCGAGCGCGCGCGCGCCGGCGGCATCGACCTGTCGCGCGGCCTCGTCTTCATCGACACGCTGCACCCGATCTTCGAAGGCCGCGGCTTCCGCTGGAACGACGCCGCCACCAACGAGACCGACTTTTTCGAATACGGCTCCACCAGCGCCGGCGAGGCGGCCGACAACTGGCGCCGCTCGGCCTTCTTCCACATGCTGGAGCACGGCCTCGACGAGATCGAGATCTGCGTCGCCGATATCGAGGCGCGCGGCTTTTCCATCATGGGCGACCTCGCCAAGGCCGGCCACAGGCATTGCATTGCCATGGTGCACCGCTTCGGCGAGGCCGGCACCATGGGGCAGATGGACTGCCTGTACTCCTACTGGGCGACGCGCCGCGACGATGGCTTTGCGCCGTTCGAACTGGCGGCGCTGCGCGACCTGGTGCCGGCGCTCGGCCTGGCCATCAAGATGGCCGCGCAGGTCGCCATCTCCCGCACGCTGGGCCGCGTCTATCTCGGCCGCGACGCCGCCGAGCAGGTGTTGCGCGGTCGCATCACGCGCGGCGTCAGCGATTGGATCAATGCGGTGCTGTGGTTCTCCGATCTGCGCGGCTCCACAGGGATCAGCGAGAAGATCGGCCCCGACGAGATCATCCCGTTTCTCAACGATTATGCCGAAGCCTCCATCGAGGCGATCCACGAGGCCGGCGGCGACGTGCTGAAGCTGATGGGGGACGGCGTGCTCGCCATGTTCACCGGCGAGGACATCGTCGCGGCGCGGCACCGCGCGCTGCGCGCCGAGCACCGCTTTCGCAGCAACATGATCGCGCTCAACGCCAGGCGCGAGGCCGAGGGCCGGCCGGTGACCACGGCCTATGTCGGCCTGCATGTCGGCGAGGTGTTCTACGGCAATATCGGCAGCGACGAGCGGCTCGACTTCACCGTGGTGGGACCGGCGGTGAACGAGGTCAGCCGCATCGCCTCCATGTGCAGTTCGGTGGACCGCCCGCTGCTGGCCTCGGAAGCCTTCCAGAAGGGCCTCGACGCCGCCGGCCGCAATCATCTGGTCTCCACCGGTCGCTTCGCGCTGCGCGGCATTGGCGGCGCGCAGCATCTCTACACGCTGGACCCCGACATCGCGACGGATGCGGCGGCGGCGGGAAAGTACGAGCGCTATCTGGCGGGGTGA
- the arsC gene encoding arsenate reductase (glutaredoxin) (This arsenate reductase requires both glutathione and glutaredoxin to convert arsenate to arsenite, after which the efflux transporter formed by ArsA and ArsB can extrude the arsenite from the cell, providing resistance.), with protein MTVTIYHNPACGTSRNTLAMIRASGEEPVVIEYLKTPPDRVRLTQLIAAMGITPRALLREKGTPYAELGLDDPALGGDALLDAMLAHPILINRPIVETPKGTKLCRPSELVLELIDAPAATFVKEDGEIVQAVGGDERTG; from the coding sequence ATGACCGTCACCATCTATCACAACCCGGCCTGCGGCACCTCGCGCAACACGCTGGCGATGATCCGCGCCAGCGGCGAGGAACCCGTGGTGATCGAATATCTCAAGACTCCGCCGGACCGCGTGCGGCTCACGCAACTGATCGCGGCGATGGGCATTACGCCGCGTGCGCTGCTGCGTGAAAAGGGCACGCCCTACGCAGAACTCGGCCTCGACGATCCCGCGCTTGGCGGAGACGCGCTGCTCGACGCCATGCTGGCGCATCCGATCCTGATCAACCGGCCGATCGTCGAGACGCCGAAGGGCACGAAACTGTGCCGTCCGTCGGAACTGGTGCTGGAACTGATCGATGCGCCCGCCGCGACCTTCGTCAAGGAAGACGGCGAGATCGTGCAGGCGGTTGGCGGAGACGAGCGCACCGGCTAG